A genome region from Arachis duranensis cultivar V14167 chromosome 8, aradu.V14167.gnm2.J7QH, whole genome shotgun sequence includes the following:
- the LOC107463447 gene encoding uncharacterized protein LOC107463447, which produces MMAAFSSYQYHPNFLPLDSTFFQNLNTTTTTSVPIPQSILHHHQEEGFSDFNNNTISCVDQISSCNKVSFISNSDNEPSNVSVTTRNNLSPQSSMVVDKLEIGEQVTQKVTTMERKRRTRHGSSPITTNPQSKDGTTRKRMRKSNNNNGGGVVKNKEDEKAKDNNNNNNNNNLL; this is translated from the exons ATGATGGCTGCTTTTTCTTCATACCAATATCACCCtaattttcttcctcttgacTCTACATTCTTCCAAAACctaaacacaacaacaacaactagtGTTCCTATTCCCCAAtcaattcttcatcatcatcaagaagaAGGGTTCTCTGATTTCAATAATAATACTATAAGCTGTGTTGATCAAATAAGCTCTTGCAACAAGGTTTCATTCATAAGTAATAGTGACAATGAGCCTTCAAATGTTTCTGTCACTACAAGAAACAACCTTAGTCCTCAATCTTCCATGGTAGTTGATAAGCTTGAAATTGGTGAACAAGTTACTCAAAAGGTCACTACTATGGAGAGGAAGAGAAGAACTAGACATGGATCTTCTCCCATCACTACTAATCCCCAAtctaag GATGGAACAACAAGGAAGAGAATGAGGaagagcaataataataatggcgGTGGTGTGGTGAAGAATAAAGAAGATGAGAAAgcaaaagataataataataataataataataataatttactatAA
- the LOC107463602 gene encoding transcription factor bHLH137, whose translation MKMLQRLVPGCDKVTGKALMLDEIINYVQSLQNQVEFLSLKLASVSPIFYDMATDLDTTLLVRPEKLNIQNCSSSNIQQTTKTSTLPAAVAAATTATVFPTANDHYLLDSNSASAFLQAQKSNVFSMENGSQFWDTEEQRQKFLHPYEFINNNNLCSFH comes from the exons ATGAAGATGTTGCAGCGGCTTGTGCCAGGCTGTGATAAG GTGACTGGGAAGGCCCTTATGTTGGATGAAATAATCAATTATGTTCAATCTTTACAGAATCAAGTAGAG TTCTTGTCTTTGAAGCTTGCTTCGGTGAGTCCCATTTTCTATGACATGGCAACAGATCTAGACACTACTCTCTTGGTTAGACCTGAG aaattaaacaTCCAAAATTGCAGCAGCTCTAACATCCAACAAACCACCAAAACCAGCACCCTACCTGCCGCCGTTGCCGCCGCCACCACCGCCACCGTCTTCCCCACCGCTAATGATCACTATCTCTTGGATAGTAATTCAGCTTCAGCTTTTCTTCAAGCCCAGAAATCAAATGTCTTCTccatg GAGAACGGTAGTCAATTCTGGGACACAGAAgagcaaagacaaaaatttCTTCATCCATATGaattcatcaacaacaacaacttatGTTCCTTTCATTAG